DNA sequence from the Streptomyces sp. NBC_01497 genome:
CCGCTCCCGAGGCGCCCGGTGAGGGCCCGCCCGGCGGCCCTTCGGGACCCGCGGACGACGCGGCGGCCCGGGCCCGCCGGCGGGCTGCCTTCGCGGGCGCCCGGCGGACGCTGCGCCAGGGCTGGGGCACCACTGTGCGGGAACGGATGGCCGAACTGGCGCGGACGGCGGAGACCGTCCACGACCTGGACGACTTCACCGACATCTACGGGGACGGCGTCGTCGCCGCGCTGGAGGCGCGCGTGGCGGAGCTGCTCGGCTTCCCGGACGCCGCGTTCTTCCCGACGGGCACCATGGCCCAGCAGGCCGCCCTGCGCTCCTGGGCCGGCCGCACCGGCAACCCCGTCGTCGCGCTGCACCCGCTCGCGCACCCCGAGGTGCACGAGGAGGGCGCCCTGTCCGCCGTGAGCGGGCTGCGCACGGTCCACCCCACGACCGAGCGCCGGCTGCCGACCGCCGAGGAGGTGCGGACCTTCGGCGAACCCTTCGGGACCCTGATGCTGGAACTGCCGTTGCGCGACGCGGGCTTCGTCCTGCCGTCCTGGGACGAACTGACCGCCGTCGTGGACGCGGCACGCGAGCGGGACGCGGTGGTGCACTTCGACGGCGCGCGCCTGTGGGAGACCACCACCCATTTCGGCCGTCCCCTGCACGAGATCGCGGGCCTCGCGGACAGCGTCTACGTGTCGTTCTACAAGTCCCTGGGGGGCCTGTCCGGTGCGGTGCTCGCCGGTCCCGGGAGCATGGTCGCCGAGGCCCGCTCCTGGCGGCACCGGTACGGCGGCAACCTCTACCAGCAGTTTCCGGCCGCGCTGTCCGCCCTGGCCGGGCTGGACGACGTACTGCCGCGGCTGCCGCTGTACGTGGCGCACGCGCGCCTGGTCGCCTCGGCGATCGCGGAGGCGTTCACGGCGGCCCCCGGCATCCCCTGGTTCCGCGTACATCCGGAGCCGCCGCACACGCAGGAGTTCCAGGTGTGGCTCCCCTTCGAGGCGGAGACGCTGACGGAGGCCGCCGTGAGCCAGGCCGAGGACACCGGGATCGCGCTGTTCGGAGCGTGGTCGCCCGGCGGCGGCGCGCCCGGGGTGTCGATGACGGAGGTCTCGTTGGGCGCCCCGGCCCTGACCTGGACCGCCGACGAGGTCAAGGAGGCGGCCACGGAGTTCGCGCGGCGCGCGGCCGGCCCGGGCCCGGGTGCATAACGGGCAGGGCACGGCGGCGCGTGAGTGGGTGAGTGGGTGAGCAGGGGCAGCGCGGCCGGCCGGGGCCGGTTCGCTCAGCCCGTCGCGCCGCCGCCCGCGCGGACCAGCCCCGTCTCGTACGCGAGGACGACCACCTGCACGCGGTCGCGCAGTCCCAGCTTGGTGAGGATGCGCCCCACATGGGTCTTGACCGTCGCCTCCGAGACGAACAGCCGGCCGGCGATCTCGCCGTTCGACAGGCCCTGC
Encoded proteins:
- a CDS encoding threonine aldolase family protein, which produces MADENEQADRTSGLSPAAGGGPLEGPSGAASGTAPEAPGEGPPGGPSGPADDAAARARRRAAFAGARRTLRQGWGTTVRERMAELARTAETVHDLDDFTDIYGDGVVAALEARVAELLGFPDAAFFPTGTMAQQAALRSWAGRTGNPVVALHPLAHPEVHEEGALSAVSGLRTVHPTTERRLPTAEEVRTFGEPFGTLMLELPLRDAGFVLPSWDELTAVVDAARERDAVVHFDGARLWETTTHFGRPLHEIAGLADSVYVSFYKSLGGLSGAVLAGPGSMVAEARSWRHRYGGNLYQQFPAALSALAGLDDVLPRLPLYVAHARLVASAIAEAFTAAPGIPWFRVHPEPPHTQEFQVWLPFEAETLTEAAVSQAEDTGIALFGAWSPGGGAPGVSMTEVSLGAPALTWTADEVKEAATEFARRAAGPGPGA